DNA from Plectropomus leopardus isolate mb chromosome 11, YSFRI_Pleo_2.0, whole genome shotgun sequence:
AGTCAGCTTTTTATGTCTCaatgaaacactgaatttttttgAGGTAAAATCTCCGCATGGTGCTCTCAGTGAGTAGATTACAAAAAGTAATCATTTAAAAGTGCCACCAAATAATTTGCCCATCTTAGACTGGATAAACAAGCTGTTTTGAGTTTATTAAAATGGAgaagaaaattgcatttttgttgcttttcagcagaaatgcatttttttatttgaaatttggcATTTGTGTCATAAAATTGGGTGTTTGGTTTTGAAATTCTATTCACTTTAAAATGCTCAAGTAAAAAGATACAAAGGAAACATCAGTGGTGAATGTGAAGGTGTCATGGGCGATTATTGGGGTTTACATGGGTGGATGCTCATGTTGTAACATTTTGTTTCCGGACTTGCAGGACAAGGATGCCAAGTTCCGCCTGATTCTCATTGAGAGCAGGATCCACAGGCTGGCCCGTTACTACAAGACCAAGAGAGTACTGGCCCCCAACTGGAAGTAGTACGTATCAGTTCTCTTTGGGAAGCACTTTTCGTTATATTtaggcaataaaaaaacacacaaccagCCAAAGGTTGGGTGGGTTTGTGTGTGGCTGGATGGTTCCTGCTTCATCAGTTGTGTACTCCTTTACTATGGCACAATTTGAGTTTTCagataaaatgcaattttttctAACAATTTGAAAATTTGGTTCGACTTTTGctataaaacagtaaaaggttTAACTCAGTGGTGTCATAGCATAACGACTGATCCCAATCGGCTATATGTTTGGAAAAATGCACAATTCATTGTCCTGCTCTTCGCTTTATTGAGAGTAGTGATATTTCTGTTGtgctagaaaaaaaactggaggTAAATTAGCAGAGTGGCTACTTGGTGCCACCTCTGCCAGTCCCCTTCACACAGTGAAATTATACATTTGATCGTCTTTTCTACAATGTTGATTTACATATTTTGGAATTGGACAAAAAgccatttagattttttctttaatgggTCATAATAAACCTATATATGGGCTGTTATTAAACACATAAATTACAATTATACATGTGAggtttggaattttttttcttcttacaatGTAAACAAGGTCTCAGTTGTTTCCTCAAATAgggaacttttctttttttgtgcagatagTGTGGTTGTAATTTGAGAAGTACGTCCTCTAACggtatgttttctgtttctgtttacagtgaGTCCTCTACAGCTTCTGCTCTGGTGGCATAATTGCTACACTTTTTGGAttaataaaaagatttaaatcgGAAATTGTTTCGTCATGTTTTGTTACAAACGCTTTTAAAGATCTtgtgtgtaaaatatgtttttttctataaaaaccTGTGTGGAGATTAACAATTAGTTTTGGCTTAAAGTCAGTAAAACTCTGATATGGCACCTTTTTAAGACAGGATACACATTACTTTTTATCAGCATCTGTACAGAGAGACAAAGTACATGGTGTACATAGTTCTGTTTATGTGGAATGTAAAGTGAATGCAAATAACAGGGAAAATGAAATTATCCCTATAGGGAATTTTTTCCATACCTGTGGgaatttttaaaactgtctaTCATGCAATAACATCGGCGTAATTTcagtttcatgttatttttcattaaattgttGTGAAAAGGGTTTTCCTGGTGGTTTAAGAAATTACTGGCATTTTCCGTGCGTCATATGTCATGTGATGCGAAACAAACGTATCACGTAATGGGCGGAGACTTTGGTGAGTGACAGCCGCGGTATCCAATCACAGCTCCGCTCGACGTCTCGCTCGTATCGTTAAGCTTAAAAGCGGCGGTGTTGCAATCTGGAGACATTCCACTCTACAAGCCACAACAGCGACGACAACAGACTGagaaacatggagaaaatacatgagAGGAACTGACAAAGGAGATCCAAAAATGGCACATACTTGCCGGAAAATGAAGCGACAGCACATCGACGCATATCTGTCACTGACAAATACGCGAAATCTGTTGGTTTTCGACGAGGAATACCAGAATACGTGAGACTTTTTGTCAACAATCCCGCCGTAATCCGAGAAGAAGTGAAAATGGCTGCGGTAGTTGGTACCGAGAAGGGTTCTGAACGGACGGCGATGGAGAGGTTCGGCGGCGGAGGAATGGCGCTTCTGCCTTGGACGAAACAGATGCTCACCGTGCTGTGGGAACAGCTTCGACTGCTGGTTCAGGTCATTTACTACACCTTCATGTCGGGtgagtaaaaagcaaaaaataaaaatgtgttacttTGTTGTTCTGGCTGTTTATCTGCTTGTAACGTCCGCCATTGCTGCGTTGTAACGTTAACCGTTAacttgtttaaatgttaaattccACAGACGGATAAATCgttgctctctttttttaattaataaatttagTTTACTGAACGACGTAACGTAAAATCACAATTTAACTCTACCATGATAACCCTTATGGATGGGATTATACGTAAAGGTTGAATAAGAAGTTTGTTAtgcttaaaataagtattttaagAGACATCAGCTAGTTGCTGTAGCGTACTCGTTCTAATCCTGATATTTTTACGTCATTTCCTATGTCGCAATAATGATTCCTGTGAAGTATCTGTGGTACTGCATAATAAATAGTATGTTGGAGGATTGTCTTAATCTTAAAGCACAGTAGTGTTGTCATAAATAACAGgtcaaaacactttttatgtCAGATCAGATTACGGTGAAATTGTCCATATCATCCAGAAACAAAGAGTCAAAAtctattaattgtttttaatagtgttttttttttctataaatgtgACATTGTGAAATCATAATTACACAGAATGTGACCTTAAATTGTTCTCTTATGTCATTCAGTCGGCtctaacctttttttcccccgattttccagtttttcagatgttcAGGTTTGAAGTTCACGTGAGAATCACAGACGAGACGGGTCAACACATCCAGCACATGACCACGGCGGCAAATCCAACTGAATCCTTCCTGTTTTCCTCGTTGTTTGACGGAGACAACGCAGTGATGGTTGGAGGTTCAAACCCCCTCTCTAACTTCTGTGCTGACGTGGGCGACTCTTTTGCCGGGAAATCCACTGCTGAGGCCCTGCTGTCCAGTCTGCGTGCCGACGACCTGTGTTGCGGACTTGTGGATGATTTTGTGTCAAGAACAGCTGGCAAAGAAGACAGCATCTTTCTAGGACACCAATCCAGTTGGAAAATGGGCTTCCCTGGCGACTGGAACATCTTTGTATCGAGCAGCGACAGCTCTAACGACGGCTGCCACAGAAGTAGTGAGAAAATCTTCAAACAGGATATTACAAAGGAGAAAGTTTTCAAACAGGACACTTcagaagaggagagaagttTTCACTGGAGTAGCGAGGAAGACCAGAACGTAGTTGAATTTGACAGCGAGGAAAGTAAAGCGCTTTGGGAGTCTCTGTCAAGATCTAGTGATCCATACAAtcccttctttttctctgcGTGTAtttcaacaaacacaaatatggggaaaaataaaggaaaaatgatGGACAGCGAAACCGACCTCATGTCAGTGAGCAAAGCCAGTGAGGAGGTGCTGGGGCCTCGAGGCCTCAACATCTGGGTCAGTCGCTCTGACAGTGAGAGCAGTTGGAGCAGCTGGGCCAGTTCGGACGGGTCGAGCCCCGACATCGACGAGGAGAGCGAAAGGCTCTTGGAGTTCTTCAGCAGTCCCGAAGACCCCTACAATCCCATGTGCTTCACTGCGTGTACATTCAGCAGCACGTCACCTCAAACCACCACAGCCTCTAAACAACAGGCCTCACTTCCTGCACCTCCTTCCAAGtcggacacagacacagaggagagggagagcagctttCCTCCTTCATCTGAAGATGACGAAGAAGAACAGCTGTGGAAATCTCTCTGCCACAAGGACGACCCGTACCACCCTCTCAACTTTCAGGCCTGCCTGCAGAGCCCCCAAACAACAAcactccagtttggagaagatCCAGATGATGTCCAGCACGTAAAAAGTCTGCCCACAAAGGGCAAGAATTGCAAAAAGCGCCCCCAAAAATCCAGAGCCACTAAGGCCTCTCTGCCAGAGAGGCAGCACTCCCATCCAGACAAAATACTAGTACCCTGGAAAAGACCTGGACAAACACCTCAGTCACTGccagaggagaagaaggacAGCAAGGCCAGCACCACCCAGACAAAGGTCAGTATCTGCTAACACTTCATAGATGGGACTAGATGAAGCATTAAATGAAACCCTTGTGGGTCATGAAGTAAAAATACTCCACTCTGTAAATACTACAGATCACTGAAATCTGTTTTGTACATCAAGACAAAAGGTTAAATGAACCTAACTTTTCCACTTTATTCTGCTGTAgattaaataactaaaatggaaagtaatatatattttgcGATATCAAGTGGCAACCAAATGTTCCCAAAACGAAGAAATACAGCTGCTACCACTGAGGTTGACGTTATTATTCCTCTTCAGATTGATTTGTCCATGTCACCATAGAAAAGTATGTGATCTGTtaatttaggtaattttatgACTTGATAGTGTCTGTTGCAATCTCTTGTGGTAAGTTAAGGGTTTATTTCTGCCTCAGCTGAACCATTACACCACTGCACGGTGCATTAGGCTgagctgttgtttgttggttagCAGCGCAGTGGGTTGTCATGACTAAGCTGGTCATATGACTCCAGCCAGTCAGCAGAGACTTCCTCATTGGACTACATGTAAAGTTGCAGCATTATTGCAAAGTCA
Protein-coding regions in this window:
- the ppp1r15b gene encoding protein phosphatase 1 regulatory subunit 15B yields the protein MAAVVGTEKGSERTAMERFGGGGMALLPWTKQMLTVLWEQLRLLVQVIYYTFMSVFQMFRFEVHVRITDETGQHIQHMTTAANPTESFLFSSLFDGDNAVMVGGSNPLSNFCADVGDSFAGKSTAEALLSSLRADDLCCGLVDDFVSRTAGKEDSIFLGHQSSWKMGFPGDWNIFVSSSDSSNDGCHRSSEKIFKQDITKEKVFKQDTSEEERSFHWSSEEDQNVVEFDSEESKALWESLSRSSDPYNPFFFSACISTNTNMGKNKGKMMDSETDLMSVSKASEEVLGPRGLNIWVSRSDSESSWSSWASSDGSSPDIDEESERLLEFFSSPEDPYNPMCFTACTFSSTSPQTTTASKQQASLPAPPSKSDTDTEERESSFPPSSEDDEEEQLWKSLCHKDDPYHPLNFQACLQSPQTTTLQFGEDPDDVQHVKSLPTKGKNCKKRPQKSRATKASLPERQHSHPDKILVPWKRPGQTPQSLPEEKKDSKASTTQTKVRFSPLVQVHVMRTWPFARQAARKGHWEEMARDRDRFRRRVQETEQAIGYCFTQQHRERMRAFVDGALK